In Anopheles arabiensis isolate DONGOLA chromosome 2, AaraD3, whole genome shotgun sequence, the genomic window CTTATCTTTGTTTGCGTTGCGTTGAATTGTTGTGTTCTTCCTTTCAATCACTTTTTTAGTTTAAAAGTTTGTAGTTTGCAAATTttggggccggtctggtggtacagtcgtcaaatcGTACAacgtaacaacatgtccgtcatgggttcaagtcccgagtAGACCGTGtctatacgtaggactgactatcctgctatggtaataagtcactgaaagccaagcccacttagTATAGTAATAGTAGTGGGTAAAGGCAGaccttgaccggcagcggttgttgtgccaaagaagaagaagtttgcAAATTATTGTACCAAACAAGTTATAAACCCCGTGGGTGGAAAAAATACTGGGCCTAAAATGAATGGAGTGAGGCAAACCAGTGAGGGAATCGTTTTGCTTCAATACGGGGTGCGCAGGGTGTGACGCGAAATGTGCTAGCCAGCCAACTAACTACGTTCACCGTGTGGTTGTTTGCCACGCATTTTGCTGCTGTCAAAAGTTTGATTATGGTTCATTTGGCCGTGGCTTTACAAAGTTTCGAAATGGTTGCTtgcattgtttttcttccttgcaaaatattttatctaACTGAAAACCACttaatgttattttattatctaataataataataataatatttttcttcattcaagGGTTATGTAAAACACAAATTATCCTTATTTatccttattttttttttttcatatcttcaatccccaaataatCTGTCAAACtctgaattaaaaaaaaaacaacacaacctgAGCTTGTCGTCTACTGATAGCAAAAACAATTGTTACTAGACTATCCGGGCACGAAATCAGAAGCTGTCCATCTTGTCCATTCCCACCCCTACGTAGAACGGCTTTCCTGTCCACAGTAACCGGGTCCGCTTGTGTTCGGAATGCTAATTTAATGCGGCTTCATGAGATATGGTCGTGTGCGTGCTATTGAAATACACCGCACTTGGCCCCCGTTACACTCGCGCTTATCAGTGAATGTTAGTGAAGAGCACGGTTCGTCCAGCGACAACTTTGACCGCGCCGAAACTCCGTCAGTTGCTCAACGAGATCCGTCTTGATAGGTACAATACAAATTCGTGTCCCCGGTTCGGACCTCATCGCGTACCGGCAGCAAGTACCGTAGTGCAGCCTACTGGAACCAACCAGGCCCATCACCTACTCACCCACCCTCACTCGCCCACATCGAGCTTACATAATCAATTGACCTGAGACTTGTCACCAGTTGCCATGGCAATCGAACTACCTCGCGTTAACCTAGACGAGCCGCGCTATGACCAGAGTACCTACCTTAATCGTGCCAAGCATTTCCTTATCGTGACCAATCCGCTGAACGTGTTTGCCACCGAGGAGCAGCTTGACCGGGCTGCCCGAATCGTGCGCGACTATCGGTAAACGAGACCTAAGCCATCTGACCTGACCTGCTGAAAAAGTCAGGATCGAAGAGTGCGTGCCCTCCGTTTCTATGCCCCTAATACGtgcgttttgctttgctttccattGTATCGTTCCACTAGCGCCGGCAAACCCGTCCCAGATGTGAGCAGTGTCGATGAGCTATGGAGCGCCAAATATCTGTACGACAGTGCATTCCATCCGGACACCGGCGAAAAGATGCTGCTCGTCGGTCGTATGTCGGCCCAGGTGCCGATGAACATGACCATCACTGGATGCATGATGACGTTCTACAAGTCGACACCCGCCGTCATCTTCTGGCAGTGGTTCAACCAATCGTTCAATGCCGTGGTCAACTACACGAACCGCTCCGGTGCGTCACCCATCAGCCAGGAGCAGCTGCTGACCTCGTACTGCATGGCAACAGGTGGCGCCCTGGTGACTGCACTTTCGCTTAACCGTCTCGTTCGGGTATGTAATGCATTGCTTGCTGCAGCATCATCCGGGGGAATCCCCGGCAAAATCTTGGCATTTGCCCGGCTTGGCATCTGTTGAGCGCGAAAGAATTCTGTTCTGAACTTCTCTCATTCTCCACCTTTTCACATTAGAATGCTCCGCCGCTCGTTGGACGCCTGGTGCCGCTTGCCGCTGTTGCCGCAGCCAATTGCATTAACATTCCGCTGATGCGCATACAGTAAGTATAGCTAAAGCTGCTAACGTTGCATAAAGACGATAGGGTGGaaaggggagggaaaaaaacgcTGAGCACACACAACATTTGGAGCTTCGTTTGGCTTCTGCTCCAAACTCCCTTCATCCCAAACTCGTCTTGACGATCAAGTTTGGTGACGACTGCATGCTATGGGGAAAGGGAATTCAAAAATAGAATCACTAATGACGCGAATCTCGTGTGTCGTAGTACCCTCGCATGGTAAAAAGGAACTGCAAATCTGAGCTgtagtggtggcggtggtggaggtggtggcggtgtcggtggcggtggtggtgacaATGTGCCTTGACATTGGAAACCCTTGTTCCTCCTTAGGCAAAAAGTTATTTATGAACCGAAGGAGGACCAAACTCAAAACCCATTTCAACATGCGTTCACCATATGCGAAACCGCTGATACCCCCAGCCATAGGGGATCCACATGCTTTAATTTCGTGATGTTTTGTCTTTTCAAGGGAaatcaaaaacggtgtaacGCTGCTGGATAAGGATGGCAAGGAACTGGGTCAATCGGTTCGAGCAGCCAAGGAAGGAATTTCGGCCGTCACGTTCAGCCGCATCTTGATGGCAATGCCTGGCATGGGTAAAACATGAACATTTCGATGAACCTTCCTGTGCGCTAACCACGCATTTTATTCAACTTGTTCTCTCCAGTGTTCACGCCGGTGCTGATGAATACGTTGGAAAAGCGTGGCTTCTTACGCCGCTTCCCGTGGGCCAATGCTCCGATCCAGACGCTCTTCTGTGGGTTGTGTCTTACGTTTGCCACGCCACTCTGCTGTGCGCTGTTCAGCCAAAAGGCGTCCATTAGCGTCGACAGTATTGAGGAGGAACTGCGCACGAAACTGCGCAAGGAGCGTCCCGAGCTGGATGTCGTATACTACAACAAGGGTCTGTAGATCCTCCGCGCATTAACAACGCCGGCTAGCAACGTGCTTCGTCGTTTCGCTTGTACAACCCTGCTGCTCGCAGATCGTGCGTGGTTTGGCGCACGATTGCATTTAGTAGTACAATGTGCTTTTTCATTCGAATTTTCCTAATGACCTGTTTGGCGCACAATTCGACTCACAACACTCCACTCTTGCCATATTTGTCTGTCAGAACTTCTCTTAGTAAGTGTTAAGTTTATGTCCATTTCTGTGTCGCTCTAAGCATAAAAACGAgccaaataaatatttaaccaTGTGTGTTTGCTCGTGTACGACAATAAACGTAGAATATACTTTCGATGCTAGAATGCCTGCTTGTGGACATTACTGGGAAATGGGTGGTGTAGGTCGTTTGTTCATCGTGTGGCACATTGTAGCAATGAATAAATAACCTGCTCACTGATCATATAACGATCCAACAGTGAAAGCTCGTCTCTATGTTACGACCTTAGAGAAAGAAATGTTCCTAACATCATCATGGCCGATTGTGCTTATAACTTACTATTTATTCTTAttgaaaataagaaaacaacacaGTAGTACCCAATTCGTTCATTTCTTGCACTAAAACTTGACCATCAAGTGATTTATTACGATTCTTACGACACGATTCTCTTTTGAGTGCGTTCGTGTTGTGATTCTATTCTTTAATTCTGTATCCAGAGGTTGCCTTTACAAATCGGTACATTCCACTTATTTAATTTACTctgcatttgaaaaaaaaaattgaccTAATGCAACACTTAACGGTGGTCTACGAAAACGGAATCGATAGTACAACAGAGCAGGTTTTGTTGaactgaaaaagaaaagctttccaagatgaagaaaaaatacatccCTCTAATCATTGAGTTGATAAAACAAAAGCGATTATTTCCGAAGTGATCGAAAATCTGTTATTGTAAGTGTACAGCCGCAATTTCTCCTTGCCACGTCGAGAactattttattattcttatgATCTTGCAAATGACGACTTCGTCGCTCGAGACTGTACAAATAATAGGGCCATAGAAGTAAGCGCCATGAATGATGAATGATTTTAAGCGCTTTCCTCGCGTGTTTAACGGATATTGCGGGGACTGATAgaggtgttttgtttaagaCGTGGCCATTACATCATTGTGTCGTCGTTCAATCAAATGCACCAACAACTAAATCCTTCAGTTCAGATATTCTCAGAAACTGTTCGGCTCTAGCGATAGAAGTTATTAAACTGAACATATGCATTTGGTTCCCGTTTACTGCTCCAGAGTTAACGATGTTAGGTAAAGAAAAGTTGTACAACAGACACCCTGCAACGAATAAACTAACCAACATCATCTCCACCAACTGTACACGTTAAACTGAGCTTAGTTGTAGAGCAGgagttgtattttgttttcgtgCGTATCGTAGCTTAAAGTGCGATCTGTCTCCGTGCGAAATTGGCTCTaccaacaccacacacacacacacacacgcacacatcgtCTACATTTTCACAATGGATTAATATTCTTCCCCTTCAGGACACATCTTGTTGTCAGCGAATTGATTGAAACACACGATTGCAAGCGTAAAACAGTTCATTGCTTTTCATTTACGTTTCACTCCCATGTcttattaattcaatttcatttcattattatCTGTCGAATTTACTCACTTGCCTTAACCTGTGCCGTCGTGCTTGCCTTCGTTctaacatttcatttcaacttCCTGTTACTGTGTATTAAAACTACGGGCGCGAATTTTGCCAAAATGGTGGAGTTTAGACTGAAAACATAAATTGCATTCAAGGAACCGTAGAATTTATCATATCATCTTAGCAATAGTAAATCGGTGAAAGATACTTCAGAGAAAagaggggagaaaaaacaacaaagggAATAGGTGCATGGAGGTCAGAATGCGCAAAAGGTAGTACTGCGGGATGCGACGTGCCCTTTAGGAGGACGGTGGTGACGTTATGCTGGCTCGTTTCTTTGAACTAGgctcatcagcatcatctgcGTTCGATAGTAAATGTTCGGTGTCCGCCGGTACGGGTATGGAGGAACCGTCGTCTGATCCACCGTCATCTAAGCTGGATGGAGCAATAGGGACCGCGGGCTTATTATCATCCTTATTTTCCTTTGCTGCCTCCTGCTCGGCCGTTTGCTTCGCCGTTTCGATGCGCTTCGAAAGCTCTTTATGGAGCTTCGTAATCACTTCTGGACGGGACTGTACCGGAAACGAGATTGCAAGGATCATAAGTTTAATAAGCGGTCATTTAGGAAACGATTCATTTCTAAACATTTACCATCACTAGAAACACCTTTATCTGTCCAGTGCTGTCAATAGCTGTAAGACGCAGACTTTTTTGACTCGGTTGTTGTGCGACCATTCCGGCCCATACCTGTAAGGCGATAAAAAAGATAGCAGGCAGATAGTTAGcattgaagaaagaaaataataataattccattattttaaaacatgctCTGAAAAGGAGTTTTTATCAAATAAATACAATACAAAGGAAACCTTTTCTTCTTATCACAGCCACGCCACAAAGTGTGGTGCTTTTGTGTTTCTTACCTTAGTGTTGATCAATACACGAAGATTGCCGGACTGCCGAAATACAACGCGAGATTCATTGTTGTCTTTGTCATTAAGTCGCAGCGTGCCGTGACCACGCTCCTCCCAGTTCGACTTGGCGAACGCAAACAGCTTGCAATTAATTTCGACCACGTTCCGTTCGTCCTCTTCGCCAGTGATGGTCTCGACCTCTTCGTACTTGCGTTTCAGTGCTCCCCGGCTTTCCTCATAGCGGCGGGCAGCTTCCTCCAGACTTTCGCGATCCTTTGGCTCCCGGCTGCTGCCATCCGAAGAGTCGGACCCATCCTTGCCGGTTGCGGTGCCGGAAGCGTTCGACGAAGCTGTGTTCGCTGTATTGCCCCCGCACCACCCGCACCACTTTCGCCCGCTGTTGCCGCCACGCTTGTGGCGAATGAAAAGCCAGTGGTTGGAAGAGTGTTGGCACTGGCGTTGCTAAGATTTTCACCCGTCACACGTTCGTGGACATTTTGGCCAAACACAAATCCGCACGACGCTTCGCTCAGCGTCGATTTTTTCACATTCGCGAATAGGTTCGACTTCGGCAGGGAGGCACTTTTCAGCTTTGCCAAAGGATCGATATTGTTGCTGTTCGTACTGTTGTCGCCATCCTTGTCCGTTGCCGATTTGCTACTTTCCGCCGAGCCACCTTTTGCATCCGCATCCGATGGTTCATCCTCGCTGAACTGCGTCTTCAGGAAGGGATTTGTAGGGGCCGGTGCGACGGCATCGTTACCATTCTTATCTGCAGCCGCACCGTTGCCTTCTTTAATGCTTCCGATTCCGCCAAACGATAGCTGTGATGGTTTCAGCACGCTTGGTTTCAGGTTGAAACTGTTTGCCAAGCCAGCATTACCGCCGGCAAAGCCGGCTAGGGATGGCGAGGACGATATGCTGTTGCTCGATGAAGAACCACCTCCCCCAAGGAACGCAGATCCGCCAAAGGTAGACTGTCTAAGGACGCTTGATTTCAGCTGGAAGCTGGATGGTTGCACCACACTGCTTGAAccattgctgctgttggactGGGACGATTCTTGCTCTTCATTCAACATGTTGTCGTCTCCTGTGCGAAGTAAAAATGAGGTGCAATGATAGATATCGCATGAAAACATTGAatgcaaacaatcaaaaccagCTCCGAATCAACTATTGCGGGGATTAACACAAAAGGGAGTTTCCGATACAATCAATATTGCAGGAGCGTCCCAAACACTCAATTCGACAACAGTCCCGATGTTAGTGGGTCGTAAATCGTTCCAAAACTTACTTTCAACATTCGCCATTCGGTGGTAAAGCGTTCGTGCCCTTAGGACTTGGTGGTGGAATCTTCCAGGATGTGATGCCCTCCCGATTACGCCTTTTCCGGCAGTGTTACTTTCCGCAGCTCAAAGCAGTTTTCTGCAAAGCGACCAGCGTTAGTTGTTGCGAACCAGCACACAATGGATAACGTCGATAAAGCGCTGGGAAAACGTTTTGTCAGCATCAAATCTGACCTAATCCGCATCAATCGCCAATCGCATACAAAACGTTCAGAAGAAGGAAACAGTGGCAAAGTGGAcgacgctgcacgacagtcgAATACCCGGAATCACGCAAGAAATCGCAATGACAACTCATGAAACCAACATTCGTCAAACGTTCGCGACTTGCAGCCCTGACGATGACAAAGTGGAAAAGAATAGTTTAACTGTTTTATTTCCACGATAAACGTActtaattgtaaaataatttcTCTATTTTTTGGAATTTggtgaaaataaaactatcGAGAATTGAACCCCACAGTATAGCGAGACTCAAAGTTGTCAGTGTCAACAACGTCATTAGCAGCCTCAGCTGTCAAGGCgacattttctttttcgcatCAACAGAAGAAAGGTCCAGCGTCGCATAAGCGAAGAgaagtggaaaataaatagtGTGGGATAATTTCGTTTCTCCTCAGTCCAATTGCTTTGTGCTGTATTTTTGCTGATTGTATGTAGAAAGGATAGGGTCGGAAGGATGTCACTGTCCACTGTTTTGCCCGCGCCATCCAATCCCGTTTGGGATCGAGATGATGAGCGCAAAATGAAGACACCATCGATGGGCGCATTGGTAAGCGCCAAGGTTGCAGCCCCTCCGTACGGACAGCGCAAAGGATGGATCCCTAGAACTGATGCAGATTTTGGCGATGGAGGTGCTTTTCCGGAAATTCATGTGGCCCAGTATCCTTTGGGTAAGAGAGTAGAGCAAATGTTGGTGAAGATGCATCGGTTTATTTACATCCACTATCGTTCCTTTGGTGACAGGTATGGGTGCTCCCGGAAATGCGTCCAAGAAATCGAACGCGCTGGCGGTACAGCTAGACCAAACAGGGAAGGTGAAGTACGATGCCATTGCTCGCCAGGGCCACTCGAAGGACAAAATTGTGTATTCCAACATAAACCAACTGCTTCCAGCGGAAGTGCTGGCCGAGGACTCGGAAGAACTGCAAATGCCTGACCAAGAGACGATTAACGAAATAACGGAAAACACTCGCAAAGCGTTGGAAAAACTGACAAACCACAAGATCGTATCGGCTATGCCGGTGAGAGCCGCCGAAAAGCAAGCGCCCGCACAGTACATCCGCTACACGCCGTCTCAGCAGGGCGATGCGTTCAATTCCGGCGCGAAACAGCGCATCATTCGTATGGTGGAAGCACAAGTGGATCCGATGGAACCGCCCCGTTTCCGCATCAACAAAAAGATCCCCCGCGGGCCGCCTTCTCCTCCTGCGCCGGTACTGCACTCTCCCACGAGAAAAGTCACGGTAAAGGAGCAGAAGGAATGGAAAGTACCGCCTTGCATTTCAAACTGGAAAAACGCAAAGGGTTACACTATTCCGCTGGACAAGCGTCTTGCTGCCGATGGCCGGGGTTTACAGCAGGTGCATATAAACGAAAAGTTCGCCAAGATGGCCGAAGCACTGTACATCGCCGATCGTAAGGCACGGGAGGCCGTGGAGGCTCGTGCACAGCTGGAAAAGAAATTGGcccaaaagaaaaggaaaagaaggaagacATGCTTCGCCAAATGGCTCAGCGTGCGCGTGACGAGCGGGCGGGAATTCGTCATCCGGATGCAGCTGGCGAAAGTCTTGCCGGGGGCTCGGGTACGACCGATTTGCGCGAGCGCGATGAGATACGTGCGGAAAGACACCGCGAGCGAGCCCGCGATCGTAACCTTGCAAGAGCTGCCCCGGAGAAGCGGTCGAAGCTACAGCGTGAGAGGGAGCGTGACATTTCGGAACAGATTGCACTGGGAATGCCAGCCAAAACTAACCTGGCAGGTGAATCACAGTTCGACCAGCGTCTATTCAATACCTCAAAGGGTATGGACTCTGGGTACGGGGACGATGAAGCATACAACGTTTACGACAAGCCGTGGCGTGACTCGGGCACCCTGGGACAACATTTGTACCGGCCGAGCAAATCAATCGACAACGACGCATACGGCGCAGATCTGGACAAGATCGTCAACACCAACAGATTCGTTCCCGATAAGGAGTTCAGCGGAACGGACCGCAGTGCACAGAATGTACGGCAAGGGCCGGTACAGTTCGAAAAGGAAGAGGATCCCTTTGGTTTGGACCAATTCTTGTCGATGGCCAAGAAAGCGCCTAAAAGGAAAGAAGATTCTTTTGCTGGCGCAAGTGGTAGCGGTAGCAGTAGCCGTGATAAGGATCGTAAAAAACGCAGGGATTAGAAGAAAATGTGCATTAGCAAATCTTGGCGTAAATCAACGAACGCTTATTTGGCATCAATCTgtatcattttaatttcaaaactaCATTGAGTTGTTAGTTTATTAAAGAATCACCCaaaaaaatttcaataaaatttaaactgTAATGAAGCGCATCACTTGTTGAGAAAGAGACTAAGTAGAGCAAATGTTTGGACGCTTTGCTACTTCgatgcagcaaaacaaatcatatGAAAATACACTTGAAAACATGTGAACTGGCATTCCTCGTTCATTTGAGCTGTACTCGTGGGAAACTCCTCTCCAAAATGCGTGCACCGCAAATGGTCGCGTATGTCCAACACGGTGATATAAACGCAACACAATggccaactgtcaaatgacGATGGAATgccaaaatagaaaaaaaggaaagcagaaAACACTGTTTCGTTTGAAACAATTTGCCGAAACAATGGTCGTAGCAGGGCAGTGATTTTGTGTAGATGTTATTCGCTTTAATTTCATTGCTTCTCTTGAAACAAACACCACAATCGTTCGGAACTAAAGTACGTGTGTGATCTCGTGACTACCCCCTGCAAAAGACCACCGTTTGCCGTTCGTCCCGTAGCAATCGAGCTGAAAAATTGGCTACCTTTCGGACAAGATAACTACCTAAACCTGCTACCATCCGCCCTCCGCCAGCATCGTGCGACAATGACCCAGCCCCTTGCGGGTGACAATAGATGGAGTAGGCATGCTGTAGCATAGCGGTGTCCTGTCACCGTGTACGTCGTCTAATTAAATATCATCACAGGTCGCTGCCTTCACCTCGTACCATCGCGGATATCGCGGATAGTGTTCATCGGAGAAAAGTGAAACGAAACATTTGTATGCCCTTCTATTTGAATCCTTCTTACCAAGGTGGCTATCTTTTACTGTGCCACACAAACATTTGACTGAGCTTTTCCCACATCACATCTTTTGTGGCTAATCGTGCAGCAGTACAGCAACGTCGTCCGTGTTCCGGTGTTCACCATCGATCCTCACCAACGAACAGTCCTTGGGTGGACATGAGTAGCGGTAGCGCCAGTACTGCTAGTACTGCCGGTGGTACTACTACGGCGGCCGATGGTACGACTTCCTCTTCCTTTTGGCGCAACAACAGCCGTACCATACCCGGTCGACCTACCACGGTCACCAATCGTATAGGGAGCGGGCGGACTATCGGAGCTGGCTCATCGGGTGGCAGTTCGTCGTTCCAGGATTATCAGGACTCCGTTAGCGATGCGTGGGACCTCGGCGACGATGAATTCTGCATTATTTCCGGTGTAGTGGATACGCGCATATCAAAACGAGCTTCACAGACGGCGGCACTGAATGTGATTAAAACTCACAAGAGCGGTGCTGGCGGCAGTGTATCTAAACCACAAACCTCCGTCCACCTGGACACACAGGAATTATTGACTGGCCCCGCTACGAATCCGATTGAGCAACAGCAGAGCGGCTGTGGTGATGCGCACGTGGAGGCAGAGTTAAGAATTGAAAGCTTAGATATCCAATCCCAgtcccagcagcaacagcatcagcaacaccaacaacaacagcagcagcagcaatcgtcCAACGATGGAGTGGGATACGCGCACGATCAACGGTAAATGACCGTGATTAGGGTAGGTGGGACATTATCGAACTTGCTTCTAATACCTGCCTTATTTGAATTTCAGACTTCGACAGCGGTTTCATGCGTATCCTGGACGTCCACAATTATTAAAACTATCCTCAAATGTGGCGTCGAAGGATGTGGAGTGTGAATCAAAGTACGAAAAGTTTAGTAACATCCTCGAGGCACCGCTACTGAATCTGATCGCGCTAAAGGAACTCAGTTGGTCGGGCGTGCCACGCAAAATGCGAGCAGTTACCTGGCGACTGCTTTCGGGTTACCTTCCCACCAGCTTAGAGCGCCGTCAAACGGTGCTGGAGCGGAAGCGTGTCGACTACCGAAAGCTGGTGCAGCAGTACTTTGATGCGGACTGTCGCGATGAAAGTCAGCAGGACACCTACCGCCAAATCCATATCGATGTTCCCCGAATGAATCCACACGTGGCGCTGTTTCAGCAGAAGCTCGTACAGGAGATGTTTGAGCGAATACTGTTCATCTGGGCCATCCGACACCCCGCTTCGGGGTACGTGCAGGGTATCAACGATCTCGTAACAccatttttcatcgtttttctACAGGAAGCTGTCGGACCGGGTACGATCGACGATGCTACAACCTGCTGTGCTTAGTGTGACAATAACAGtaatgaatgtttttttgtttgtttgttcttcctTTAGATAAAGATTTGGAGCAGTGCCAACTGAGTGACCTCAGCATTGAGCAGCGGGACATTATCGAATCTGATTCATTTTGGTGTTTGTCCAAATTTCTCGATTGCATCCAGGATAATTACATTTTTGCACAGCTCGGGATACAGGCAAAGGTCAATCAGCTGAAGGAACTGATTCAGCGAATCGATGGTACGAAGTCTCTTCGATTGTGAGTCGTCGGGGTTCTAACCTGTGCTGTATAACATTGCTTTGCCCCCCAGGAACGCTGCACAGACATCTGCAGATGCACGGTGTTGACTATCTGCAATTTTCGTTCCGATGGATGAACAATCTCCTAACACGTGAACTGCCACTCTACTGCACTATCCGGCTGTGGGACACCTATTTGGCCGAGTCGGACGGTTTCGCCGTGTTTCAATTGTACGTGTGCGCCGCATTTTTGCTGCACTGGCGGGAACAGTTGCTGCAGGAAAAAGATTTCCAGGTCAGTTGCATTGGTACACTGTGGGTGGGGTCGTAAGCACAATAAGCCATATCCAATCTTTCTTCCGTCCAGGgtttgatgctgttgctgcaaaaTCTACCCACACACAACTGGATGGATTCGCATATCGGAGTGCTGGTGGCCGAAGCGTTTCGCCTTAAGTTCACCTATGCCGATGCCCCAAAGCACCTCGAAGCCAAAAGTTGACCCGTAATGACACTAGATGGTGGGTATTATCAAAACTACTGTAGAAactatttgtacaagtttatTTGAAACAATCGCGCAAGCGCTGTTTCTACACCGCTCCGAACATCAATGGCGGGACGGACGGTTCAATTCACTCAATACGATGCTATTACGATTTTGGTTTAGGAAGAGCGATAATATGCTGAAAGAAAAAGGGTTTGTGAAAGATGATACATGCAGGGTTAAACTCTTGTAAAACAAGAACTGCTTTTCTACTTCTGGACAAAGGGAACAAGCCACACAATAGATGGCACGTGTCTTTGCATAATGTTTTCGTTTGTGTGCGGTGCGATGTTGGCTGCGTTTCGGTTTACTGGCAactgaaatcattttttttatcgttatcGATCTGTGCATATAAAAATCATCGAATCCCGGAACATTTGTAATTTgcccgttttttctttttaatagaAGCAGAAAGTACACCTTatctagcaaaaaaaacgccaaaaaATGGGTAGCACATTACAAACATCGAAGCCAGGTGAGAACTGAGTGAGAACGGTGCAAGGATGAAGAActgaaggcaaaaaaaaggaactgtGTATCAAGCAGCAGAAGATTATATAAAAACACAAGAGAGGATAACTACAACCAATTAGCTaattataagaaaataaatcataaataaataaatcaaaccaatATCGGACAGCTTTATAGCAAACGATATCAGTGAGGGGCTTTGTATGTTATCTCACGTTCGccgaaaaaaaattgataacaAAGGCAATGAATGGGATATTTATGCGATGCATACCAGCTCTATAAGTATAGTTTGTCATCACTACTTTGTACACCATTTAAACCATGATTCATCATTCAAAATCGACAAAGTATGTTTGTATTGTcctttaatttttcttttcttatctGCGATAAGAATCCAGCGGGTAATCCATTAACCAACATTACAAACTACgacaaataatacaaaaaataaaaacccctgTTCATAGGCACCTTCAGTAACAATCCGCATCGTTAACCTCGGCTGCGTAGTACGAAAACAATACGTCGTCCAAAAGTGAACCGAAGCTTTCCGTGTTCTCCAGCCATCGCTGCCGACTTGCCACGATCGCGGATAGATCAAGCGACTGTACGGAGCGCAAAAACTCTTCCGCACTGACGGAAGCATACTGTCGGAAAAGGTCCACATGTCGCAGTGTTTCGT contains:
- the LOC120898083 gene encoding sideroflexin-1-3; amino-acid sequence: MAIELPRVNLDEPRYDQSTYLNRAKHFLIVTNPLNVFATEEQLDRAARIVRDYRAGKPVPDVSSVDELWSAKYLYDSAFHPDTGEKMLLVGRMSAQVPMNMTITGCMMTFYKSTPAVIFWQWFNQSFNAVVNYTNRSGASPISQEQLLTSYCMATGGALVTALSLNRLVRNAPPLVGRLVPLAAVAAANCINIPLMRIQEIKNGVTLLDKDGKELGQSVRAAKEGISAVTFSRILMAMPGMVFTPVLMNTLEKRGFLRRFPWANAPIQTLFCGLCLTFATPLCCALFSQKASISVDSIEEELRTKLRKERPELDVVYYNKGL
- the LOC120898082 gene encoding LOW QUALITY PROTEIN: ran-binding protein 3 (The sequence of the model RefSeq protein was modified relative to this genomic sequence to represent the inferred CDS: inserted 1 base in 1 codon); its protein translation is MANVERDDNMLNEEQESSQSNSSNGSSSVVQPSSFQLKSSVLRQSTFGGSAFLGGGGSSSSNSISSSPSLAGFAGGNAGLANSFNLKPSVLKPSQLSFGGIGSIKEGNGAAADKNGNDAVAPAPTNPFLKTQFSEDEPSDADAKGGSAESSKSATDKDGDNSTNSNNIDPLAKLKSASLPKSNLFANVKKSTLSEASCGFVFGQNVHERVTGENLSNASANTLPTTGFSFATSVAATAGESGAGGXGGNTANTASSNASGTATGKDGSDSSDGSSREPKDRESLEEAARRYEESRGALKRKYEEVETITGEEDERNVVEINCKLFAFAKSNWEERGHGTLRLNDKDNNESRVVFRQSGNLRVLINTKVWAGMVAQQPSQKSLRLTAIDSTGQIKVFLVMSRPEVITKLHKELSKRIETAKQTAEQEAAKENKDDNKPAVPIAPSSLDDGGSDDGSSIPVPADTEHLLSNADDADEPSSKKRASITSPPSS
- the LOC120898081 gene encoding LOW QUALITY PROTEIN: puff-specific protein Bx42 (The sequence of the model RefSeq protein was modified relative to this genomic sequence to represent the inferred CDS: inserted 1 base in 1 codon) produces the protein MSLSTVLPAPSNPVWDRDDERKMKTPSMGALVSAKVAAPPYGQRKGWIPRTDADFGDGGAFPEIHVAQYPLGMGAPGNASKKSNALAVQLDQTGKVKYDAIARQGHSKDKIVYSNINQLLPAEVLAEDSEELQMPDQETINEITENTRKALEKLTNHKIVSAMPVRAAEKQAPAQYIRYTPSQQGDAFNSGAKQRIIRMVEAQVDPMEPPRFRINKKIPRGPPSPPAPVLHSPTRKVTVKEQKEWKVPPCISNWKNAKGYTIPLDKRLAADGRGLQQVHINEKFAKMAEALYIADRKAREAVEARAQLEKKLAXKEKEKKEDMLRQMAQRARDERAGIRHPDAAGESLAGGSGTTDLRERDEIRAERHRERARDRNLARAAPEKRSKLQRERERDISEQIALGMPAKTNLAGESQFDQRLFNTSKGMDSGYGDDEAYNVYDKPWRDSGTLGQHLYRPSKSIDNDAYGADLDKIVNTNRFVPDKEFSGTDRSAQNVRQGPVQFEKEEDPFGLDQFLSMAKKAPKRKEDSFAGASGSGSSSRDKDRKKRRD